Proteins encoded within one genomic window of Halococcus salifodinae DSM 8989:
- a CDS encoding glycoside hydrolase family 15 protein, with amino-acid sequence MGFTPIEDYGVIGNLETCPLIGNDGSIDWCCFPHIESSSVFAGILDDDGGGHFAIQPSGAFESTQEYVTRTNVLRTTFETDSGTMTLTDFMPVVDGVELGHTTSAIYRKVTCTEGTVELDAEFDPRFDYERVGTTVEQTHEGVLARGNGEQLYLWSPASFESSEGEEEHAEATERLGTDETMWFVLQYNDREPVDAADCAALLRETIDYWQDWTHQCLDASGCPFEGPYHDDVIRSGLVLRLLMNPQTHAIAAAPTTSLPEEVGGVRNWDYRYAWIRDVSYTIQALNELGHEREARNGFDWCLTMCHKDDPGEIAHPLYGLHYEPEMIEEELDHLSGYRHSKPVRIGNAAGDQQQLDTYGELVTAIYTATDYGEEIFAGEWEVIEEVIDHVSGVWTNKDKGIWEVRNEPKHVVHSKALCWAALDRGIKIAEDNDFDAPTDRWKGERDAIREAVLEEGFDEELGCFTQTFEGETVDAAALRLGSIGLLPFDDDRMQSTIDAVIDHLVTDDGLVMRYEGDDGLPGEEGAFVLCSYWLVECLALSGRVEEAHDVFESVTDHLSPLGLFAEEIDPDTGEHRGNFPQAFSHIGLINAVLYLNRAEPGEVLDPIGRGATEITTDSKK; translated from the coding sequence ATGGGATTCACGCCGATCGAGGACTACGGCGTCATCGGGAACCTCGAAACCTGCCCGCTGATCGGGAACGACGGTTCGATCGACTGGTGTTGTTTCCCCCACATCGAGTCGTCGAGCGTTTTCGCCGGGATCCTCGACGACGACGGCGGTGGCCACTTCGCCATTCAGCCCAGCGGGGCGTTCGAGTCGACACAGGAGTACGTCACCCGGACGAACGTGCTTCGGACGACCTTCGAGACCGACTCGGGAACGATGACGCTGACCGATTTCATGCCCGTGGTCGACGGGGTAGAGCTCGGCCACACCACGAGCGCGATCTACCGGAAAGTGACCTGTACCGAGGGCACCGTCGAACTGGATGCCGAGTTCGATCCACGGTTCGACTATGAGCGCGTCGGCACCACGGTCGAGCAGACCCACGAGGGCGTCCTCGCCCGCGGCAACGGCGAACAGCTCTACCTCTGGAGTCCGGCGTCGTTCGAGTCCTCGGAGGGTGAGGAAGAACACGCCGAGGCGACCGAACGTCTCGGCACCGACGAGACGATGTGGTTCGTGCTCCAGTACAACGACCGCGAACCGGTCGATGCCGCCGACTGCGCGGCACTGCTGCGCGAGACCATCGATTACTGGCAGGACTGGACCCACCAGTGTCTCGATGCATCAGGCTGCCCATTCGAGGGTCCCTATCACGACGACGTGATCCGATCGGGGCTCGTGCTCCGGCTCCTGATGAACCCCCAGACCCACGCCATCGCGGCCGCGCCCACCACCTCGCTGCCCGAGGAGGTCGGTGGCGTTCGCAACTGGGACTACCGCTACGCGTGGATTCGGGACGTCTCCTACACCATCCAGGCACTCAACGAGCTCGGCCACGAGCGCGAGGCGCGCAACGGGTTCGACTGGTGTCTCACGATGTGTCACAAGGACGATCCGGGCGAGATCGCCCACCCGCTGTACGGCCTCCACTACGAACCCGAGATGATCGAGGAGGAACTCGACCATCTTTCGGGGTACCGACACTCCAAACCCGTCCGGATCGGCAACGCAGCCGGCGACCAACAACAGCTCGACACCTACGGCGAACTCGTCACCGCGATCTACACCGCGACCGACTACGGCGAGGAGATCTTCGCGGGCGAGTGGGAGGTCATCGAGGAGGTGATCGATCACGTCTCCGGGGTCTGGACGAACAAGGACAAGGGCATCTGGGAGGTCCGAAACGAACCGAAACACGTCGTCCACTCGAAGGCGCTGTGCTGGGCGGCGCTCGACAGGGGGATCAAGATCGCGGAAGACAACGACTTCGACGCCCCCACCGACCGTTGGAAGGGCGAACGCGATGCGATCCGCGAAGCCGTCCTCGAAGAGGGGTTCGACGAGGAACTCGGTTGCTTCACGCAGACGTTCGAGGGCGAAACCGTCGACGCGGCCGCGCTCAGACTCGGCAGCATCGGTTTGTTACCCTTCGATGACGACCGGATGCAGAGCACGATCGACGCCGTGATCGACCACCTCGTGACTGATGACGGCCTCGTGATGCGCTACGAGGGCGACGACGGCCTGCCTGGCGAAGAGGGTGCGTTCGTGCTGTGTTCGTACTGGCTGGTCGAGTGTCTCGCGCTCTCCGGCCGTGTCGAGGAGGCCCACGACGTCTTCGAGAGCGTGACGGATCATCTGAGCCCGCTTGGACTGTTCGCCGAGGAGATCGATCCCGATACCGGCGAGCACCGCGGCAACTTCCCGCAGGCGTTCAGCCACATCGGACTGATCAACGCCGTGCTCTACCTCAACCGGGCCGAACCGGGCGAGGTCCTCGATCCGATCGGCAGGGGAGCGACCGAGATCACCACCGATTCGAAAAAGTAG